In a single window of the Bacillota bacterium genome:
- a CDS encoding helix-turn-helix domain-containing protein, producing the protein MLKLNIFSRKAQNQRGITKEVIAVGVYDSIIKGLGEAVKYEKGELKNVKTDRVSIASLPRFSGKQIRLLRERQKLTQQVFANVLGVSKKTVEAWEAGKNTPNGPAQRMLYLMEKDSNLLEKYDIISLNK; encoded by the coding sequence ATGCTGAAATTAAATATATTTTCTCGAAAAGCACAAAATCAAAGAGGAATTACGAAGGAAGTGATTGCTGTGGGTGTATATGATAGTATAATTAAAGGATTGGGAGAAGCGGTCAAATATGAAAAAGGTGAATTGAAGAATGTTAAAACTGACCGTGTTAGCATTGCTTCGTTACCTCGTTTTAGTGGAAAGCAAATAAGATTATTACGGGAAAGACAAAAATTGACACAACAAGTTTTTGCTAATGTTTTGGGTGTATCCAAAAAGACTGTAGAAGCGTGGGAAGCCGGTAAAAATACTCCGAATGGACCAGCACAAAGAATGCTGTATTTAATGGAAAAAGATAGTAATCTGCTTGAGAAGTATGATATTATCAGCCTGAACAAATAA
- a CDS encoding TetR/AcrR family transcriptional regulator, which produces MPPKTKFNKENIIEAAFEIAKENGFSAITARSVAKRLGSSVAPIYVNFETIENLIESVVQRVFAISNELMAKQTGPNIFENIGKASLEFARQYPVLFRELTMQPNQYMASYETVEKSMLEAMADDEAMLEWTMEERKRLLFKMRVFQTGLSAMVANGHIPPWLNERDVEELLMETGEDLLLVQKIKRGKNKQ; this is translated from the coding sequence ATGCCACCTAAAACTAAGTTTAATAAAGAAAATATTATAGAAGCTGCATTTGAAATTGCCAAAGAAAACGGTTTTTCTGCTATTACGGCACGCAGTGTAGCGAAACGCTTAGGCAGTTCCGTTGCTCCAATTTACGTTAACTTTGAAACAATTGAAAATTTAATTGAGTCTGTAGTTCAACGTGTTTTTGCTATCTCGAACGAGCTAATGGCAAAGCAAACAGGACCCAATATTTTTGAAAATATCGGAAAGGCGAGTTTAGAGTTTGCCAGGCAGTATCCAGTTCTTTTTCGCGAACTAACAATGCAACCAAATCAATACATGGCATCTTATGAAACAGTGGAAAAATCAATGCTTGAAGCCATGGCTGACGACGAAGCAATGCTTGAGTGGACAATGGAAGAACGAAAAAGATTGTTATTTAAAATGAGAGTCTTTCAAACAGGGCTTTCAGCCATGGTTGCCAATGGTCATATACCACCCTGGCTCAATGAAAGGGACGTTGAAGAGCTACTTATGGAAACCGGTGAGGACCTTTTGCTTGTCCAAAAAATAAAACGGGGGAAGAACAAACAATGA
- a CDS encoding type III toxin-antitoxin system ToxN/AbiQ family toxin has translation MAKLKFYDVSRDYIKYLKHYDNKIPDIDYDRFSKFFCGVVLQIDRYNYFAPVTSFNKQQRTNFLIRDKGRPISSIRFSFMFPAFDQVLTLTDFGSKPQSYKDLVNAEIKYCNQSADKIYKKAIEVYKIGVNKNHPLNYTCCNFNLLEEKSLEYINNLADTIKEIAASTDNKSTE, from the coding sequence ATGGCCAAGCTAAAATTTTATGATGTTAGCAGAGATTATATTAAATATCTGAAACACTATGATAACAAAATACCTGATATAGATTATGACCGTTTCAGTAAATTTTTCTGTGGTGTTGTTTTACAAATCGATCGGTATAATTACTTTGCCCCAGTTACCTCATTTAATAAACAGCAGCGCACTAATTTTTTAATTCGTGATAAAGGAAGACCTATCAGCTCTATTCGCTTTAGTTTTATGTTTCCAGCCTTTGACCAAGTGCTTACCTTAACGGATTTTGGTAGCAAACCACAATCTTATAAGGATCTGGTGAATGCAGAAATAAAATACTGCAACCAAAGTGCTGATAAAATTTATAAAAAAGCAATCGAGGTTTATAAGATCGGGGTAAACAAAAACCATCCCCTCAACTACACCTGCTGTAATTTCAATCTTTTAGAAGAAAAAAGCTTAGAGTATATAAATAATCTTGCGGATACTATAAAAGAGATTGCTGCCTCTACTGACAATAAGTCCACTGAATAA
- a CDS encoding terminase large subunit, which yields MYDERKAQHAVNFINCLKHTKGQWRGVPFDLLSWQDKIIRNIFGTVKENGYRQYNTAYIEVPKKNGKSEMAAAVALLMTCGDGEWGAEVYGCASDRQQASIVFDVAVDMVDQSPALKKRFKPVMSVKRLVYAPTNSFYQVLSAEAYTKHGLNVHAVVFDELHAQPNRDLFDVMTKGSGDARLQRLFFLITTAGTDRNSICYEVHQKAMDILEGRKIDPTFYPVIYGIDDDADWSDERNWYKANSSLGHTIDIDELRGRECFGGLDLSSTTDITAFVLVFPPRTEEEKFIVLPYFWIPDDNLKARVRRDHVPYDIWERQGYIKTTEGNVVHYGFIEAFIEEQGTKYNIKEIAFDRWGAVQMVQNLEGMGFSVVPFGQGYKDMSPPSKELMKLTLEKKIVHGGNPVLRWMMDNIFVKTDPAGNIKPDKEKSTERIDGAVALIMALDRAIRNENRESVYDGRGILVL from the coding sequence GTGTATGATGAAAGAAAAGCGCAGCATGCCGTTAACTTTATCAATTGCTTAAAGCATACCAAAGGCCAATGGCGTGGCGTGCCCTTCGACCTGCTGTCCTGGCAGGATAAAATCATCCGGAATATATTCGGGACGGTCAAGGAAAATGGCTACCGGCAATATAACACCGCCTACATTGAGGTGCCTAAAAAGAATGGTAAAAGTGAGATGGCAGCTGCAGTTGCATTACTTATGACCTGTGGTGATGGTGAGTGGGGCGCTGAGGTTTATGGCTGTGCATCTGACAGACAGCAAGCTTCAATTGTATTTGACGTTGCTGTTGATATGGTGGACCAGTCACCGGCTCTTAAAAAGAGATTTAAGCCCGTGATGTCAGTGAAGCGTCTGGTCTATGCACCAACAAACAGTTTTTATCAGGTGCTGTCAGCAGAAGCTTACACTAAACATGGTCTCAATGTTCATGCGGTTGTCTTTGACGAATTGCACGCCCAACCCAACCGGGATTTGTTTGATGTCATGACCAAAGGCTCTGGCGATGCAAGGCTGCAGCGGCTATTTTTTCTTATAACCACAGCCGGGACAGATAGAAATTCCATCTGCTATGAAGTACATCAAAAGGCAATGGATATTTTGGAAGGGAGAAAAATTGACCCTACCTTCTATCCTGTTATATACGGAATTGATGATGACGCCGACTGGTCCGATGAAAGGAACTGGTATAAAGCCAATTCATCTCTTGGCCATACCATTGATATCGATGAGCTGCGGGGCCGCGAATGCTTTGGAGGCCTTGACCTTTCCAGCACCACAGATATCACAGCCTTTGTGCTGGTCTTTCCACCGAGGACAGAAGAAGAGAAATTTATCGTCCTTCCTTACTTCTGGATACCGGATGATAATCTGAAAGCAAGAGTCAGACGGGATCATGTGCCCTACGACATTTGGGAAAGGCAAGGTTATATCAAAACCACGGAAGGAAACGTAGTCCATTATGGATTTATTGAAGCCTTTATCGAAGAACAAGGGACCAAGTATAACATAAAGGAAATTGCCTTTGATAGGTGGGGAGCTGTACAGATGGTTCAGAACCTTGAAGGGATGGGCTTTTCTGTGGTTCCTTTTGGGCAAGGGTATAAGGATATGTCTCCACCCTCAAAGGAATTAATGAAGCTGACCTTAGAGAAAAAGATAGTACATGGAGGGAACCCGGTACTGAGATGGATGATGGATAACATTTTTGTTAAAACCGATCCGGCTGGTAACATTAAGCCGGACAAAGAAAAAAGCACCGAGCGCATTGACGGTGCTGTGGCCTTGATTATGGCCTTGGATCGGGCTATCAGGAATGAAAACAGAGAGAGTGTTTATGATGGGAGAGGGATTTTGGTGTTGTAA
- a CDS encoding NAD(P)/FAD-dependent oxidoreductase: protein MKKIVIIGGGIAGLSAGIFAQKNGFESIIVEKHHTLGGECTGWDRQGYHIDGCIHWFVGTKEGTPIHDLWTTVGALDGVEIYHPESFMAVEHDGVTVNFYRDLDRLKSSWLGISPEDKEEIEEFCSDIKRLHSFSVPAGKPLDLMNPIEKIKYIFSMKDVGPIMQKYGKISVTELAKKFKHPALREAIASFMPEGDYGAISVLFPLGTFTSGQSSIPKGGSKALAKRMVERYLSLGGTVEASCEVVEADIKGGTVKGIKCTNGKRFEADYFIAACDAKVLYEKLLKGRYPDLEFEKRYNNPDTYPLASNIYIGIGYEGEMNDVPRTLKFPVETVDINQNQKPIEHLQMTHYGYEPNFAPEGHTVITFAINQFEPELDAWEALIKDKEAYAKEKMRIGEAVIDAMETRFPNKKGKLKLLDVATPQTYVRYCNAYRGAFMGFWPTISGKSLNHTGRIKGLDNMLLSGQWLQPPGGLPVAVITGKDTIMRICKKEKQQFVTS, encoded by the coding sequence ATGAAAAAAATAGTTATAATTGGTGGAGGAATTGCTGGGTTGAGTGCTGGTATCTTTGCCCAGAAAAATGGCTTTGAGAGTATTATAGTGGAAAAGCACCATACCTTAGGTGGGGAATGTACGGGCTGGGACCGTCAAGGCTACCATATAGATGGTTGTATTCATTGGTTTGTGGGAACGAAAGAGGGAACCCCGATTCATGATCTTTGGACCACCGTAGGCGCTCTAGACGGGGTTGAGATATACCATCCTGAGAGCTTTATGGCTGTTGAACATGACGGCGTAACAGTAAATTTCTATCGCGATCTTGATCGGCTTAAGTCAAGCTGGCTAGGGATATCACCAGAGGATAAAGAAGAAATAGAAGAGTTTTGCAGTGATATAAAGCGGCTGCATTCATTTTCAGTACCGGCAGGAAAGCCTTTAGACCTGATGAATCCGATTGAAAAAATAAAGTACATTTTCTCGATGAAAGATGTGGGCCCTATAATGCAGAAATACGGAAAGATTAGTGTGACGGAATTGGCCAAGAAGTTTAAACACCCGGCCTTGAGGGAAGCTATAGCTTCCTTTATGCCAGAAGGAGATTATGGTGCAATATCTGTTCTTTTTCCTCTTGGTACTTTTACTAGTGGGCAGTCGTCTATTCCTAAAGGGGGCTCCAAAGCACTAGCTAAGCGCATGGTAGAGCGATACCTATCGTTAGGCGGAACAGTGGAAGCTTCCTGTGAGGTAGTGGAAGCAGATATAAAAGGAGGTACAGTAAAGGGTATTAAATGTACAAACGGCAAACGGTTCGAAGCAGATTACTTTATTGCCGCTTGTGACGCTAAGGTTTTATATGAAAAGCTACTAAAGGGACGTTACCCTGACCTAGAGTTTGAGAAAAGGTACAATAATCCAGATACATATCCTTTGGCATCAAACATTTATATCGGAATAGGCTATGAAGGTGAAATGAACGACGTTCCCCGGACACTTAAGTTTCCTGTGGAAACGGTAGATATTAACCAAAATCAGAAACCAATAGAGCATTTACAAATGACTCATTATGGCTATGAGCCTAACTTTGCTCCAGAGGGGCATACCGTAATTACTTTTGCCATTAATCAATTTGAGCCGGAACTAGATGCGTGGGAAGCCTTAATAAAAGATAAGGAAGCTTATGCTAAGGAAAAAATGCGGATTGGCGAAGCAGTAATCGATGCAATGGAAACTCGTTTTCCAAACAAAAAAGGAAAGCTGAAGCTGTTGGATGTGGCTACCCCACAAACTTACGTACGGTACTGCAATGCTTATCGTGGTGCTTTTATGGGTTTTTGGCCGACTATTAGTGGAAAGTCTTTGAATCATACAGGACGTATCAAAGGCCTTGATAACATGCTATTAAGCGGTCAGTGGCTACAACCACCTGGGGGATTACCTGTAGCAGTAATTACTGGAAAAGACACAATTATGCGGATTTGCAAGAAAGAAAAGCAGCAATTTGTAACTTCTTAG
- a CDS encoding cupin domain-containing protein, translating to MTTKIPDITRLYKGARHEFEVEVVFAPGGGQSPRESHNFDEIIVLTEGTITLERSDREEVVHYDKTPAFIEIPAGVEHVIGSTAPAKLVIIHPNRNV from the coding sequence ATGACCACCAAAATCCCGGATATTACCCGGTTATACAAAGGGGCCCGGCATGAGTTCGAGGTGGAAGTAGTTTTTGCGCCGGGTGGCGGCCAGTCCCCCCGGGAAAGTCATAATTTTGATGAAATTATTGTTCTGACCGAAGGTACTATTACCTTGGAACGCAGTGACCGGGAAGAAGTTGTTCATTACGATAAGACTCCGGCTTTCATCGAAATTCCGGCGGGGGTTGAGCATGTAATTGGTTCTACGGCACCGGCAAAATTGGTAATAATTCACCCCAACCGTAATGTTTAA